The Acinonyx jubatus isolate Ajub_Pintada_27869175 chromosome A2, VMU_Ajub_asm_v1.0, whole genome shotgun sequence genomic sequence GATGTCTACAAAGGACAGGTtggccaggaagaagtacatgggcgtGTGGaggttggggtctgtgctgatggccaaGATGATGAGTAGGTTCCCAAACACAGTGATCAGGTACATGGAGAGGAAAAGCCCAAATATGAGGGACTGCATTCCTGGTTCCTCTgaaaatcccagaagaagaaactttgaaaattttgtttcattgcttGGTTCCATGTGGTGGAGGTAACCtctgagaaagagggaaataaaaaaacacaaatttgtatTACTCACAGAATTGAAATgcgactgtttttttttttattttgcagtcCAGAAATTCCTTTTAATATGTTGTGCACGGATATGGTCCCCTTTAGGGAATCATCGCTGCCAcatctgatatatttttattgtcaatCAGCTTCTTTCCTAagaaatcatgtattttatacttttcctgAGAAATGCTTCAAGTATTCAGGAATCTAAATTGAGTGCTGACCAGCTTTCAGGCACTATCTAGGCAATGAGTATAGAGTGCTGAAGAACAAAAATCCCCACAGCGatagagaaaaaatatgtaagcaAAGAAGATAATTATACAACTATCTTTGTGATACAATTATCTTTTGATTATCTCACCTTTTTGATGGTGAGGTGTGctgtgaagaaatggaaaacagggaTAAAGCAGAGAGCAAATAGGGCATTCTATTTTAATGGCATTTAGGCAAATTCTGTACACAGGTGGCATTGGAACCCAGACGTCATGTAAGACAGAGACATAGACACAGGATTCTGGGGGAAGTGTGTGCCTGGCAGAGGGAatggccagtgcaaaggccctgaggaaggTACTTGTTTCAAATGTTCAAGCGAAAAAGCAAAGCCAGCGCTGCAAGGGGAATGATCTTGAGGGACACAGATGACAGACTCTGTCACACATGTGAGGAGGGATGTGGCCTTTCTGCGACAACTGTGACCTCCAGGCACAGGGCCATCCTTGTCCACACTGCCTTGGTATTCATCGTGCTGCAAAGCCATCCCATGAATTGACACAGATCCCCGTCTTGGTGCCTGCTCTTGACTGAGCTCTGGCCCATGTATGGTGTCACCTTGGGATTGAGGAGTCCTGGCCCCTGTTGTGAGGACTGCTCATCCTCTacaagtcacacacacacaagacaccATGGTCTTCTGGGTTGTGAATTTCCCTGTCCTCACAGCCCCCACATTCCTGGTTATGCTGGGAATGGATACAACCCAAGGAGACCCGATCAGCCATCTTTCCCCTGTAAAGTGTAGAAATGGTTCCCAGAAATGCTAATTCTTAAGCCTCCCATGGACCAATCACCATGGAGCTCCATGCTGGAATGTTAATTTTCCTCTGTGATTTACACCAGTGTAACAAAGTCTGCTCAATagatgaaagagacagagtgtgagataCAGAGGGAATGAAATCGATGAGGGAGAGCAATGATCTCATAAGCTGGGGTGGTCCCTGAGAGACTGTGAGGAAGAAATATCTCCCTTGCTTCTCCCCTGGTTATATCCCCTGATGCCCagcaaaaataataagagaatgaaACAAACTTGTTTAAAAGACAGATAGTGATATATTCATGGTGTGCTTTTACAAAACTatacagataaaatataaatagatacaaaGATTAACATATCTGTTTATATTATACATCAAGAAAAACGAACAAAGGGATAAACCAATACAAAGTCGGGCATTTTTATATCAAGCCTAGAAGACATTTTCCTGTACCTCCTGCATCATTATATGACTGATTTATTTCTACGTGATTGATAGGGGATGGGGTTagctcctttctccctctcttatgTGGCACCTTTTCATTGATATTCCTGGGCTTTGAGTAaagatttctctttctcaaacCCAATGGACACCCTCTAATCCTCATTCGGGATCTCATCCAACATGCAAAGGACTCCCCAGACCATGCTCTGTAAATCCTGCCCACATCATGACAGTCTCAATGCTCCACTGTAACATCCAGAAGAGCAGGGACTTTATcctctctgttcatttgtttttcaccAACTTAGTTGAATATATGTTTTCTATAAAAAGATATAAGACTATGAGAAGTTATAGAATGGAAAGAATGAAAGGTTCTGGAAACCAGGTTAAAATAGTAGCTTGAAAACAACTGTCATAAGCAAAGTTGTATGAAAAATAAACGCAAACTGGAACAGGTAAAAATAGCAGTCATTAGTAATACCGACATGGATTAATAACTAAATTGTGAAAGACCATGAAAGAATATGACATATAGTGTCCCTAGAATGTTCTGGCCCATGGCAGATGCTCAgttattatttgttgaatgaatcagcAATTCGGTCTCAGTGTATAAGGACATTTCCTATATGGCAAGGTCGTATTTCAGTTTCGTTGGAAAAAGATGAATTGCTAAATAACAGCTAGAATAAATGGATGTCTATCTGGAAAAACATTAAACTGGTCCCCTCCCTCAGACACATTATCGACACCAGAGGGATAATGACTCCAGTGTAAATGTAACCATACGATATATGGAACATCAAGAAAACTGCATATAACATTTACAGGTGGGAAAAACCactaaaataaagcaagaaactcaacagtaagaagatagaaatatttaaatcaagttaaacatttttatggtCAAAGAATGTTTCCAAAGTCGACGGAGAAGCAATGATCAGAGGAAATCTTTTGATATACtaaaaaaaagcaggggagggggaataGCATATGGCCATATAATAATCCGAAAGGtcatcaaatatttgctgaaactGAGGGATAGATTAAGAAACAACAGGAAATGTCTTCTTCACCCAGGAACCTGGGGAAAAAACTTAGCAGTGTTACATTGTGTGTGGTTGGAActtgtcttttaatgtttatttatttttgagagagagagagagagagagagacagagtgcaagtggggaggggcagagagagagggagacacagaatccgaagcaggttccaggctctgagctgtcagcatagagcctggcgcagggctcgaactcatggactgtgaaatcatgacctgagcccaagtcagacgcttaactgactgagccacccaggcaccactgtggTTGGACTCTAAAGCGGGTAGTCTTGGGGTGACACTCAATTTGCTGGTGGAAAAGTGGGTGTTACAGGTTGAAGGCAGGACCTGAAAGCAGCTATATtacaaatattcatatttttaatgcaGGGTTTCTACGTCTCTGCCTGTGGACATCCTGACCAGAGCCTGCCCAGTGCTGAGGTCTGTGTATCTTAGGATGTTTAGAGCATCCCTTTCATGATAAAGAATATGAAGGACTCTCAAAAGTGTTCGTAGCAGCCATTCCGCGAAACTGGCACAGTCACTGAATAAATACATTCATTACTTACGCAAGCAAATAAACACAGTGATCACTTGCTATGGACCTTGTTGAATTGGCCCCCAGGTGATGACGGATTAATGTTCTCGGACAACCCTGTCATCCACGGTGCCCGGGGCTGTTGGACTCACCTGGCTGGGTGTCTGACAGGAAGGTCTCCGCGTGAAACGGAATTCCTCCCAGCACAGCAGGTAACAGGGACGAAGGCTCTGTCCTCAGCGGAGACAGCAGGGGGGACTGAAGCATCAGTCCCCAGCCAGAATTAGGACTCAGAACAGACAAAAACCACTCGCCTTCGTGTCCAAGGTCGCACAGGCTGACAGGAGACCAGAGGGTATTTAtacctccctgtctctgctcatTAGGCACATTTCCCTCTTGTTACTCCAACCTCTAAGCGTATGATTCCCAATGGAAAGCTGCTCTGGACATAAAGGATTTCTTCCTGATGAATCTCAGTTCCCAAAAGACTAGGTTAGAGATCAAGTGAatccagttcttttcttttttctccttttccctgaaCTTGCCCTCTTCCTGTTACGTAAATCTCCTAGCACGTTATCTCAGCTCGGAGTTACACTTTTCTCCAGCTCTAAGAAGGAAGAACACACCGGGATTAGGTCTCTCTAACTTCAAAACCTTCACTTGTCTCGGAGACCCAGCCCCGCCATCTCCagtgtctcctcttctccttcccctccccctcttcttcttcctcctcttcctcctccttcttcctctccttctcctcctcctcctctttcttcttcttcttcttcttcttcttcttcttcttcttcttcttcttcgtcttcttctatgggagaaaaagaaccagggaggggcagagagagacagggagagagataatcataagcaggctcctcactctcaATGCATAATctgatgggggctcaatctcCAGGTTCCTGAAattgggacctgagccaaaatcaagagccagatgctcagccaactgagtcacccagcatCCCTAGtgtctattctttaaaaaaatatgttttaatgtttatttatttttgagagacagagagagacagagcaggatcaggggagggacagagagagagggatacagaatccgaagcaggctctgggctctgagctatcagcacagagaagcacagagaactgggTTCTTCTGATAATAAACCTTGGGTTCTACACACACTGGCCTCAAGACACTTTTGCCATCACAATTAGGAATTTCTTACATTATCACAAGGTAAAAGCTATCGGTTGGTCCCTtgttattaaatgtttaattataatagatgtatttaaatattttacatactaCAATGTGAGCTTGACATCTCATAGGGATAGTTGGattcaatttttataaacatcTTAGCCCTGAGGAAGTACGTTTATGAGCTCCATTCTACATTGTAGAAATGGCGCTTGGTCATGTCTAGTCCTCTGTCTAAATTATATACCTGAGTATGTGGTGACCCTTGAGTTTGATTCTGTCAGGATGCTTCTAGTTCTCAAACTCTGGGGCAGTGGTTCACAGCCAGAAATGATTTTCCCCTGAGGATGTCTGTCAAAGTCTGAAGGGAAGCTGCCAAACACCTACAATTCAAAGGAAAGCACCCCCAAAAATATTATCCTGCCACAAATGTCGATCATAAAATGTGAGAAACCCAGCTACACCAGCCATTCTCCAACTTCAATGTGCGTGTGCATTCACACAGATCCCACTACAAATGCAGAATCTGATCTCCCATCCTGGGTGGCCCAGAGATTCTGCGTTTCTACCAGCTCCTGGGTGATGCTAAACTGTGGGTCTGGGTCTGTGGGCCACTCTTTGATTAGCAAGGCTGGGATCTTGTGTTAAAGACAGATGTAGGTATTTTTAAGTGTTCTGCACCAAATGGTGTCCTTGCATGCATGTAATTTTGAAGGAATAATGTATTCACTCTTTCTTCAGTCTGTGTCAATTCCTTGCTTATTGCTTTTCTAAGtgacaaaaataatacatttatgaaaAAGACTTTGTAGTGGGCAGAATAAGGCCCTTCCAaatatgtccacatcctaattcccAGGACCTTTCACATGTTATTTTTGATAGCAACGTAGGATTAAGGTAGCAGACTAAACAGGGCTGTAAATTAGCTGCCATGGAGATAAAAGGATCAGCTGGGATTCTCTAGGTGGGACTAGGGTAGTCAGGATGGTCCTCCAAATGTTGAGGATGGAGACAAAAGAGTTGATGTGAGAGATTTTGAGAATGCTCTCCTGCTGGCTATGAAGGTGGCGGAAGAgccatgagccaagaaatgcAGGTGGCCAGCAACAGAGACTGCAACTGGAAAGGAAACACATTCTCCCCTGAGCCTCCAGAAGGACCACAACCCTGCAGACACCTTGCTATTAGCCCGACGAGACTCCTTCGAAGCTTCTGACCCCAGAACTGTAAGAACCTGTATGTGTTTGTCTTCAGCAGCTAGTGTGGGAATGATTTATAACAGCAGTAGGAATCTCACAGGGACATagtcaataaaattatttgaggGAACCGAGTTTAAGCTTCTCCATTCATCAGCTTCCCTTGGTTAAGGTCAATTGACATTTAAAGAACCACATTATGGAGAAGAAATTATATCAATTTGGAGATATTCTGCCTAGCACCTGGTAGAGTGAATTCCTGGGGCATAAATGTGAGTGTGGTCTGACTATGATGCTCTTGAGGTAGCGAGATAGGCAAGCAACTCATGATCAAAATTTAGGTcactcacatcttctttatccatttatcaatccacggacatttgggctctttccataactggCTATGttaataacactgctataaacattggggtacatatgcccctttAAGGGATCAAGaggatgtggcatatatatatatatatatatatatatatatatatataatggaatattactcagtgatcaaaaagaatgaaatcttccatttgcaacaacgtgattggaactagagtgtattatgtgaagcaaaatatgtccatcagagaaagataaatataatatgatttcactcatatgtgaaacttaagagacaaaaccgatgaacataagggaagggaaggaaaactaagatgaaaacagagagggaagcaatttataagagactcaaaaatacagagaagaaattcagggttgctggagaggaagtgggtggggggaggggctaaacgggtgatgggcattagggagggcacttgttaagaCGAGCACTGGGAGTTATATGTGAGTGATgtatcactgggttctactcgtGAAACCAacactgcactgtatgttaactaacttgaattgaaataataaatgtaaggtgtgcttgggtggctcagtcagttaagcatccgacttcggctcacgtcatgatctcacagctcttgagctcaagccccatgtcgggctctgtgctgacagcttaaattctatgtctctgcccctctctgcccctccccagctcagaccatctctctctctctcttaaaaataaaaaaaatatttaaaaatacaaattatttggttttttatctgtaatattttattatgtgctTCTAAAAGAACTCTATTtttggcatgcctgggtggctcagtgggttgagcgtccaactttggctcaggtcatgatcttgcggttgacAATTtcaagcaccgcatcaggctctgtgagattatgtttttttcacttatatgtcCAAGTTCCTTTGTGTATCAGTATCTTAACTGCTCTTCTTAATAGTGGACACTTAATATATTAATGTGTCTTATAGATGGGTTTTATTCTCCTCATTAGGATCCTGCTCTCTTAGTACCTTGTTGTCCACAATGTGTACAACAGTCACTTCCTTACTCAAGTGTTCACCAAATATGCATCTCCAAGAAAAGTTTTCATGGAACAACAAACTTTAATAAATAGATTGACTTTAGAATATGATCTCAGACTCTAGATGTCCTTTAATATCCtgaagcaaaattttattttattttattacttttttaaatttaaattatagttagctTTGTTGAGTCCAAACAAAATGTTCAGAGGCAAAGTTGTACGTATATATTACATGTGTTTTTTCagataaacacatatacacatatgtacataaacACAAACTCACTTAAAAGAAATCTTATCTGAGTACAGTTGGCAagaatgttgcattagtttcaggtgtacaacgtagtgattcaacttctctgccCATTACGTGGTGCTAGCCACAGAGGTAGCTGCTGTCTGTTATCATACAAACCCATccagtatcattgactgtattccatACCCCGTGCCTTTTTTACCCCAAGACTCAttaattccataactggaagcctgtatctcccactatccttcacccattctgcccatccccccacgtCCCCTCAGGCAAACCATgaggtttttttctctgtatttgtaggtctcattctgcttttttgtgtgtttgtttattcacttaaaatttttttaatgtttatgcatttaattttgagagagaggtgtggggagaggctgagagagggaaagacagagaataccaagcagcctCATGTcaacagaccctgacatgggggttgaactcacaaaatgtgagattgtgacctgagccaaaatcaagaggcaggtgcttaaccaactgagccatccaagagccccatctttattcattttaatagcaAACTCATACATAATCTCTTATTTTATGTtgaaaggaaacaagagaaagtTGAAGGTGTAGGtattaaaagagtaaatgtttgaattaatatgcatttaaaagaatgaagatgTACAGACACAAAGATTTCAAGATAGACATAAATAGTAGACATACATTTAAAGGATGAATTACTTTTGCTGTCATAATGCCTCCAAGATGTCAAATCTGAAGCATGCATGCAGTTACGTACTGAGAAATTCTCTACCAGCTAAAGAGGATGAATATCCGTAAATTGATTTAAATCTCCTTTTCTACTTAGAGATGAGATTACGATGCAAAATGCCTTTACCCAGGGGAAACTCCGTGAATGAAGGGAGAACCCTAATCTCAGATTCTTAACAAAATTTCATTGGAACAACATTTGTCGTTAAGTCCTAACGCTGATGTAAAATAACTACATTGGTGTTTTAAAACGCATTTATGTTCTTACATTCGATGGATCAGAACCCAGAAGTGGTTCACCTTGgtctaaaatgaaaatgattgcaAGGCCTGATTTCTTCTCAAAGCTACTGGGAAGAACCTGTTTACTTTTCTATTCCAAGCTCATATTatactgcaagaaaaaaaatctcaccatatttcatataattaaaaaattctttacaaaGAGGGGCTGAACAGCAGCTCCTAATTGTGATGTGGAATGAAAGTCCTAAAAGTGTGCAAATGTGTCATGAAGCTGCGGTATGTAGGGCTCAGGGTCCGTATCAAGGagcttttttctcctccttgttgaaaaggaaaaccgGAATGTTGTGTAGATGGCAGGACTGTATCTCCAACAAAGCCAACAGCTTGGAGATCCAAGGGAACTAATCTACACAGATTGCTCAGTCCTAGACTTGGGCGAAACATTGACCTAAGCGTTGGGAGTCGCTGCTGGGAGGTCTGAACTCTGAGAGCAGCGGAGTTCATGAGGAAGGAATACTCAACACCGGGGTCACGCAGTTATAACCTGGTCTATTGGGAACACAGAACCTCCAGAACAATTTCCTTTGTGTCCAGACCAGTGTCCCCCAGGGAAATCATGTGCTGCtccaaagaggaggaggaggggaacgTGCCTCATGAACAGACAGAAGAAACTATAAATCCCTCCTGTGCGCACCCACTGCCTGTGCCACTGTGGGCTGACGGGATCAGGTTGTTGCTGTGGAGTCGAAAGCTTGACTGGGAGACTCATGCTAGCCTCCGTTCTGCCGTCTTGTGTGGGGACAGAGTTTAGTCACCACCAATAGCCATCCAGGAGGAATCCAGACGGCCCCATGGACACCTCTCCCTCACAGCTCCCAGCCAGGTGAGTCTGAGAGCTTGGCAAGACCCAGaggaaagggccagagagaatCAAAGCCAGGCGCATCTACCTGAGGTCACCTGACAGCCACCAGCCTAGCCCAGAACGTGGAGATCTCTATGGCCATGTACTTGCCTGATCATGCCCTTCTGAAAAAGTACAGTGAACAAGGTCAGAGAGGGCCCCGTTCCTTTGGTACTTGCCTTATAATGGTGGAGTCACAGGACTATGAAAAAAGTTTGTGTGGTGTAAGAGCCTCAGGCAGAAATCTTACGGAGATGGTGACTTAGAGCCAGAATGGTTGGCATGGTATGTGCAGAATTTTGTAGCGCAAGGTCTGGACAGAACTTTGCATGTTGCGCAAACCAGAAACAGGACCAGAGTGTGCCCAACACTCGGCCAAAAAGATCACAACACAAAGCccaggaaaaacagacaaaagatgCCACATCTAAAAAGTGAAAGGGACTTGTCCCACCTTCTCTAAGATCACAGGACATCCAATTGGTCAAAGAAATAGCAAAGTCTCAAGgtgctttttcaaaaaaaaagtgagtcTCTTACCTTCCATTATAACCTGCCCAACTTTTGCTGTGCTTTGCATATTTCCTGTGCTGAAGTGTTGATTTATTCCTTGGCACCAGTTACTCTTGAAAATTCACTCTGTAAGGTGAGCAACGCCCTGAAGTTCCCACTAATTTTGTCTTCAGACTGAATTTAAGTTTCCTCCTTACTATTTTTGCTGGGCATCAGGGTGGTAACAAGGGTTGGAATATTGTCAGAACCAGGGATGTTCTTTCTTCATGGCCCCTCATTTCAGCGACCACCTGAGCCATTAGATCTTTTCTGccacttccattttatttcactttcttgtttctctctctctctgattttgagcagattgtttgtgtttctttaaatacaggaaagaaaatgagcatgCCAGTCTGACTTGtcaattttatttgttcatgGAAAACTTACGTCATTTGCAGGAATGATAATGGATCTGTGCATCTTGAGTTATACCCACTCCGAACTTAATTGTTGGGGTTCGAGTGAGAAGTCATGGTAAAAACACAGCCCAGGGAGCACTCatttggggggtgtgtgtgtgtgccttgcGAAATGACATCCGTCATCAGAGCAGGGGACATGGTCCTATGTATTCCAAGGTGATTCTTATAATACAGGAGCCAGAACTCAATCAACACACTGTATTCTAGAGAGCTCTATGTCAACTTACAGCAGACTTTGCAGGTAGATGCTAAAATACAAGCAGTACATAGTGTGGGTGAGTGACTCCTTTCTCTTGAAGGGGAACCAGCAACGAGGCCACCTATTTCTTTGAAATTGCCGGACGCGATCTCTGATCATTTTCCTGCTCATTCCCCTTCCCATACATGCTTCCTGTTTTGGACTCAAATAGCTCCAAATAGTATCATCCTCGGGGCCTTAGCTGAGGCCATTCCCTCTACCATCACACACTTCCCcacacaggctctgggctcctgccttccttccctgcagGTCTCTGATCAAATGTCACCTTGTTTACTGGTCTTGACCAAACACTGATTACAAAATAGCACTCATATCCACGCTCTCCTTTATATCTGCTTTTGTCTCTTCATAGCACTTGACACCCTGTGATGTcttattaatatttgtatttgattCTATTCATTCTCCATCACTAGATTATAGTGGCTTTTGGTTTTCAGTATCCCATGCTCATGGCCTAGACAATGCCTGGGACATGCTTGACCCTCAGTACATATTCCTCCAATGCAGGAAAGATATTCTtagtaaaacagtaaaatacatGACCTATTCTGGGGAGTgtggagagaaatgaaatgaaatgaaacaggaGGGAATCTCTTCAAAAGGACAATCCTTTGGGGACAAAAGGGACAAGATACCGAAATGAACTTCTTGACTGCACAATATAAATGGTAGCATTTCAACTATGTGGGTAAACTGTTCATGTGAAAATTAATGATGTCCTTTGCCTCTTTCTGGCGGTCAGTGCAACCTCATGGAACCAGGAAATATTACACGGATATCAAAATTTCTTCTCCTGGGATTTTCAGAGAGACCAGAAGTGCAGCCCCTCATATTTGGGCTTTTCCTCTCCATGTACCTGATCACTGTGTTTGGCAACCTGCTCATCCTCCTGGCCGTCAGCTCTGACTCAtgcctccacacccccatgtacttcttcctggccaACGTGTCCTTTGTAGACATCTGCTTCATCTCCACTACCGTCCCGAAGATGCTCTGGAACATCCAGACCCAGAGCAAAGTCATAACCTATGAGGACTGTATCACACAAATGAACTTTTTCATAACCTTTGCAGGGATGGATGACTTTCTTCTGGCTGTGATGGCCTATGACAGGTTTGTGGCCATCTGTCACCCCCTGCACTACACGGTCATCATGAACCCCCGGCTCTGTGGGCTGCTGGTCCTGGTGTCCTGGATGACGAGTGTCCTGTATTCCTTGGTACACACCTTAATGGTGTTGCAGCTGTCCTTCTGTACAGAAGTAGTGATCCCCCACTTTTTCTGTGAACTCAATCAGATGATCCAACTTGCCTCTTCTGACACCTTTCTTAATAACGTGGTGATGTACCTTGCAGCTATGCTGCTGGGTGGTGGTCTGCTTGTCTGGATCCTTTACTCTTATTCTAAGATAGTTTCTTCCATACGTGGGATCTCATCAGCTCCGGGCAAGTATAAAGCATTTTCCACCTGTGCGTCTCACCTATCGGTTGTCTCCTTATTTTATTGTACGAGCCTAGGAGTGTACCTCAGCTCTGCTGCTACCCAGAGCTCACTCTCAAGTGCCACAGCCTCGGTGATGTACACGGTGGTCACGcccatgctgaaccccttcatctacagcctgaggaacagaGACATAAAGAGGGCTCTGAAAAGAATCCTTGGGATCCAGTGATATAAGAACTAATCATCCAAAGGCTGAAGACATGCCCATGATTGAAGGGCTCAAATCCTCAGAGCCAGGAACTGCCAATCTTTGATCAGACTGTGGAAGTAGAATCTactccttctatttctttcttggcatttccatttgtttgatcAACTTCTGTCTACATTTAAGGAACTCACTTCATTAAGCTTCTGCTGTGGCTGAAATACAGACGGTTTCTCCTTTGTCTATTTTCAGATGTCCCCAAAGTTTACCCCAACCTTGGGTCACGAATGCCTGAAATTTCTGTATCTCACATGGGACTAGTtggatttcttaaaattaattacatCTCAAATGACTTATACCATGCCAGGTAAATTTCCCCTAGATTTCCTGAGATCATTATCATGAATTATACGCTTCATACGGAATAAAGCTACACTTGATCAGTAAgccatttccatcattttactgTCAAGGCGAATACAAAAGCACAGTTTCCACCTTGAGTCTGTCAGtcttttccttcacttcctttaGGACTCCACCTGATGATGTGGACTCTAACATTGTTCCATTCAAGCCTCAGGCTATTGACACCCCGCTCTGGCTAGGAATGCCCAAGCACTCACCTGCACCCATGTGCTTTCCACACTCCCACAGACCTTTCCCTGACCACAGCCTATGCTGTGGCTGTACCAGCCCTTGGGTTCTTATTGTGATTGCAGGACACACGTCAGCAACATCTATCAGAACTCTAATAACCCCAGGTTTTTTACTCATGTATGCCAGAGGGCACATGGGATGGTCAAAAGCCATTCTGGGAGGTgtcagaaggggagagagagtcaagaggaagagagagagagaggaagctgtTGAGGGATCTGGGTTTCTCAAAGACCACGGCCAGGGTGGGTAGCTGGTGTTGGGTTCACACGTTCTTGGAGAATTGTACTGA encodes the following:
- the LOC113597374 gene encoding olfactory receptor 7A17-like, whose protein sequence is MEPGNITRISKFLLLGFSERPEVQPLIFGLFLSMYLITVFGNLLILLAVSSDSCLHTPMYFFLANVSFVDICFISTTVPKMLWNIQTQSKVITYEDCITQMNFFITFAGMDDFLLAVMAYDRFVAICHPLHYTVIMNPRLCGLLVLVSWMTSVLYSLVHTLMVLQLSFCTEVVIPHFFCELNQMIQLASSDTFLNNVVMYLAAMLLGGGLLVWILYSYSKIVSSIRGISSAPGKYKAFSTCASHLSVVSLFYCTSLGVYLSSAATQSSLSSATASVMYTVVTPMLNPFIYSLRNRDIKRALKRILGIQ